A DNA window from Primulina tabacum isolate GXHZ01 chromosome 12, ASM2559414v2, whole genome shotgun sequence contains the following coding sequences:
- the LOC142521392 gene encoding uncharacterized protein LOC142521392, whose translation MEQFVDEFIIQSFKIPWLIWIHLIVTVLLVMLLFFGFTVFTSDDSISPYSATAASPSTYSATAVPTHLSKPSSSNRKSKVDDMRVRRDAGTSGGTGRDEDQIVEEPSGKDSIFSRIFRHPNHPCSYLGLAKEALFKCFGFDSSSDSPSRQHEKQE comes from the exons ATGGAGCAGTTTGTAGATGAATTTatcatacaaagcttcaaaatCCCATGGCTGATATGGATCCATCTTATTGTTACAGTTCTTCTCGTCATGCTCCTCTTTTTTGGGTTCACTGTCTTCACGTCAGATGATTCTATCAGCCCGTATTCCGCCACAGCTGCTTCGCCGTCAACTTACTCCGCCACTGCCGTCCCAACCCATCTCAGTAAACCCAGTTCTTCCAATAGGAAATCCAAG GTGGATGACATGAGGGTTAGGAGGGATGCCGGAACAAGTGGAGGGACTGGTAGAGATGAAGATCAAATTGTAGAAGAACCTTCAGGGAAAGATTCAATATTCTCGAGGATTTTCCGACATCCAAACCATCCTTGCAGCTATCTCGGTCTAGCAAAGGAAGCACTTTTCAAGTGTTTTGGCTTTGATTCCAGTTCCGACTCCCCAAGCCGTCAGCATGAAAAACAGGAATAA
- the LOC142520079 gene encoding E3 ubiquitin-protein ligase RKP-like: MAEEGPWPGGLSSGLAILLNEEDRRDSYCKPRVVSYCDNFGDQSVERTLEHVFNLPQKTINQLTGPVDRTAVRSIIKNEFLKYHPQLNVVFNTIRDGVSTIRDNLDGHVVCLDEYSIFGDIRIVKPSLLMESHALFSSARANACVWKGKWMYEVILETCGIQQLGWASSACPFTDHKGVGDGDDSYAYDGKRVSKWNKESETYGQSWVVGDVIGCCIDLDCDEILFYRNGISLGVAFGGIRKMVPGLGYYPAISLSQGERSQLNFGGLPFRYPIKGFHPIQAPPSSQSFVTNLFDCFSRLLQIQRLERAEINAVEKLRRLKRFASFEALCHPVSEGICEALFSALNADIGSSEYIGHGPLLSFMMEVFGIHPPHDYVTLDRVLDSFLQFEESRLLIKHVLEALSSECKTASLVLSEYPYSGSYAYLALACHILRREELMVLWWKSSDFHFLFEGFLSRKSPNKNDLQFLIPSVWWPGSSEDIYNEDSMVLTTNAISEAVNKIEEKQRDLCRLVMQFIPPVEPLQLPGSVFRTFLQNILLKNRGADHNLPPPGVSSNSVLVSLFTVILHFLSEGFDVDDIYGWIKGYGTDSGAGVGFLHRGGQQSFPAGLFLKNDPHRVDISRLGGSYGHISKHHPVNDNQEEEVIRWEEGCTDDEETRVTHFTVQKPCCCFTCEVDLSKNIKDPIRCLAKGSRGSCSSISERPTHVTAKCSAGNLNDEIADKPSTSDHSDPEIAFRPMQNLRVLTRDNTLSSATLKEEELLDAMLLLYHLGLKPNFKQVSSFMSRQSQSIILLEETDRQIKESIYEDQVKRLKEARSVYREEVMDCVRHCAWYRLSLFSRWKQRGMYAVCMWIVQLLLVLSKMDSIFIYIPEYYLETMVDCFHVLRKSDPPFVPATILIKQGLASFVTFVVTHFNDPRISSAELRDLLLQSISALVQHKEFLAAFECNKAATLRMPKALLSAFDNRSWIPVTNILLRLCKGSGFRFSKHGESSSSSVLFKKLLREACASDDKLFSSFLNRLFNTLSWAMTEFSISIREMQENYKAMDFQHRKCGVIFDLSCNLARILEFCTHEVPQAFLTGIDTNLRRLTELIVFILNQLIGAIDPEVFDISLRRPGQSSEKVNKGTILAPLAGIILNLLDAIREEDDRDQNDIVAIFASMDCADIILYGFQSLLDYNRASSFKGEDYIDNLAKLENFSSLLICQTELQALEKRMNGGGSETDDRICCICYTKEANACFVPCSHISCYSCISRHLLNCPRCFFCNAAVAEVVKLDSKLV; this comes from the exons ATGGCCGAGGAAGGTCCCTGGCCTGGTGGGCTTTCTTCCGGATTGGCTATCCTGTTGAATGAAGAGGATAGGAGGGACAGTTATTGCAAACCCCGTGTTGTTTCATATTGTGATAATTTTGGTGATCAATCTGTGGAAAGAACTCTCGAACATGTTTTTAATCTTCCTCagaaaacaattaatcaacTGACAGGCCCTGTTGACCGCACTGCCGTCCGTTCaataataaagaatgaatttctcAAGTATCATCCACAATTAAATGTAGTTTTTAACACAATAAGAGATGGGGTATCTACAATACGTGATAATTTGGACGGGCATGTTGTTTGTCTTGACGAATATAGTATTTTTGGTGACATTCGAATTGTTAAACCATCTTTACTGATGGAGAGCCATGCTCTTTTCAGTAGTGCAAGGGCCAATGCCTGTGTATGGAAAGGAAAATGGATGTATGAAGTGATACTTGAAACGTGTGGCATACAGCAGCTTGGTTGGGCCTCTTCTGCTTGCCCTTTTACTGATCATAAAGGTGTTGGGGATGGAGATGATTCTTATGCGTATGACGGTAAAAGGGTCAGTAAATGGAATAAGGAATCCGAGACATATGGTCAGTCTTGGGTTGTTGGTGATGTGATTGGATGTTGCATTGATTTGGATTGCGACGAGATATTGTTTTATAGGAATGGCATCTCACTTGGAGTTGCATTTGGTGGGATTCGAAAGATGGTCCCTGGATTGGGTTATTATCCTGCCATTTCCCTTTCTCAAGGTGAACGAAGCCAGTTGAATTTTGGAGGCCTCCCATTCAGATATCCCATCAAAGGCTTTCATCCCATTCAAGCCCCGCCCTCCTCACAGTCTTTTGTTACTAACCTTTTTGATTGCTTTTCAAGGTTGTTACAAATTCAACGTCTAGAAAGGGCAGAAATCAATGCTGTTGAGAAGCTTAGAAGACTGAAAAGATTTGCATCATTTGAAGCATTGTGTCATCCTGTCTCTGAAGGAATTTGCGAAGCGTTATTCTCTGCTCTCAATGCTGATATTGGGAGTTCAGAATATATAGGACATGGTCCATTGTTGTCATTCATGATGGAAGTTTTTGGAATCCACCCACCACATGATTATGTAACTTTGGATAGAGTGCTTGATTCCTTTCTTCAGTTTGAGGAGTCAAGATTATTGATAAAGCATGTACTAGAGGCGCTTTCATCTGAATGTAAGACAGCTTCCTTGGTTCTTTCAGAGTATCCTTATTCCGGATCATATGCTTATCTAGCTCTGGCATGCCACATCTTAAGGCGAGAAGAATTAATGGTCCTATGGTGGAAGTCTTCAGATTTTCATTTCTTGTTTGAGGGATTCCTTTCAAGGAAAAGTCCAAACAAAAATGATCTCCAATTTCTGATTCCTTCTGTTTGGTGGCCTGGCTCGAGTGAGGATATATATAACGAGGATAGCATGGTGCTGACGACGAATGCTATATCAGAAGCAGTAAATAAG ATAGAAGAGAAGCAAAGAGATCTCTGTCGCTTGGTTATGCAGTTTATACCACCTGTAGAACCTCTTCAATTGCCTGGCTCGGTGTTTCGGACATTTCTTCAGAATATTTTACTGAAGAACAGGGGTGCAGATCACAATTTACCACCCCCTGGAGTTTCAAGCAACTCAGTTCTTGTTTCCTTGTTTACTGTTATTCTCCATTTTCTGTCAGAAGGCTTTGATGTGGATGACATTTATGGCTGGATCAAGGGATATGGGACTGATTCGGGAGCTGGTGTAGGTTTCCTTCACAGAGGTGGCCAACAAAGTTTTCCAGCTGGCCTTTTTCTGAAGAATGATCCTCATCGAGTTGATATTTCCAGGCTTGGAGGATCTTATGGTCATATATCAAAGCATCATCCTGTTAACGATAATCAGGAAGAAGAAGTTATTCGGTGGGAAGAAGGGTGCACGGATGATGAAGAAACCAGAGTAACGCATTTTACTGTGCAGAAACCATGTTGTTGTTTTACTTGTGAGGTTGATCtatcaaaaaatattaaagatccCATAAGATGTTTAGCAAAAGGTTCTCGTGGAAGTTGCAGCTCTATTTCAGAGAGACCTACTCATGTTACAGCTAAATGCAGTGCAGGAAATCTTAATGATGAGATTGCTGATAAACCAAGCACTAGCGACCACTCCGATCCTGAGATTGCCTTTCGACCTATGCAGAACTTGAGAGTGTTAACTAGGGATAACACTTTGTCTTCAGCAACTTTAAAGGAGGAGGAACTTTTAGATGCTATGCTTTTGCTGTATCATTTGGGTCTAAAACCAAACTTTAAGCAG GTGTCATCTTTCATGTCTCGTCAGTCACAATCGATTATACTCTTGGAGGAGACAGACAGACAAATCAAAGAGAGCATTTATGAGGACCAGGTGAAGCGGTTGAAGGAAGCTCGCAGTGTTTACAGGGAAGAGGTTATGGACTGTGTCAGACATTGTGCCTG GTATCGCCTTTCTCTTTTCTCGCGTTGGAAGCAGAGGGGGATGTATGCTGTATGCATGTGGATTGTGCAGTTGCTTCTAGTTCTTAGCAAAATGGACTCGATCTTCATATACATTCCTGAGTATTATTTGGAAACTATG GTGGATTGCTTTCATGTTCTGCGTAAGAGTGATCCTCCATTTGTTCCTGCGACAATATTAATCAAGCAGGGGCTTGCCTCATTT GTTACTTTTGTTGTTACCCACTTTAATGATCCAAGGATCTCCAGCGCTGAGCTTAGGGATCTTCTTCTCCAGTCTATTTCTGCATTGGTACAGCACAAGGAATTTTTAGCTGCTTTTGAATGCAATAAAGCAGCAACCCTGAGAATGCCAAAAGCTTTATTGTCAGCATTTGATAATCGGTCCTGGATCCCTGTAACTAATATACTTTTAAGGTTATGTAAGGGTTCTGGCTTTAGGTTTTCAAAACATGGAGAGTCATCGTCTTCATCTGTATTATTTAAG AAATTGTTGCGGGAAGCTTGCGCCAGcgatgataaattattttcatCTTTTCTCAATCGCTTATTTAATACTCTCAGCTGGGCGATGACTGAATTCTCTATTTCTATACGGGAAATGCAAGAAAATTACAAG GCAATGGATTTTCAGCACAGGAAATGTGGAGTTATATTTGATCTTTCGTGCAACCTTGCAAGGATATTAGAATTTTGTACGCATGAAGTACCTCAAGCTTTTCTGACAGGAATCGATACAAATTTGCGAAGGCTGACTGAGTTGATTGTCTTTATATTGAACCAATTAATTGGTGCAATTGATCCTGAAGTTTTTGACAT ATCACTTAGGAGACCTGGCCAATCCTCTGAAAAGGTCAACAAGGGCACGATTTTAGCGCCTCTTGCTGGCATTATTTTGAATTTGTTGGATGCTATTAGAGAGGAGGACGATAGAGATCAAAATGATATTGTTGCAATCTTTGCTAGCATGGACTGTGCTGATATTATTCTCTATGGATTTCAAAGTCTACTTGATTATAACAGG GCGAGCTCGTTCAAAGGGGAAGATTATATAGATAATTTGGCAAAATTGGAGAATTTCTCAAGTCTTTTGATCTGTCAGACAGAGTTGCAAGCGCTTGAGAAGAGGATGAATGGGGGAGGATCAGAAACTGATGATCGTATATGCTGCATATGTTATACTAAAGAAGCAAATGCTTGTTTCGTACCTTGTTCTCATATTTCTTGCTACAGTTGCATATCAAGGCACCTCCTCAATTGCCCAAGATGCTTCTTTTGCAATGCAGCAGTTGCTGAGGTTGTTAAGCTAGATTCTAAACTTGTTTGA